The Nostoc sp. 'Lobaria pulmonaria (5183) cyanobiont' genome window below encodes:
- a CDS encoding 2Fe-2S iron-sulfur cluster-binding protein, with the protein MIVRVRFLPDDVTVDAEVGEALLDVADRAGVFIPTGCLMGSCHACTVELEDGEIIRACITPVPPREELTINLFSDPTW; encoded by the coding sequence ATGATTGTTCGTGTCCGTTTTTTACCAGATGATGTCACAGTAGATGCCGAAGTGGGAGAAGCCCTCTTAGATGTAGCAGACCGGGCTGGGGTATTTATTCCCACCGGTTGTCTCATGGGGTCTTGTCACGCTTGCACCGTCGAATTAGAGGATGGAGAGATCATCCGCGCTTGTATCACGCCAGTACCGCCACGCGAGGAATTGACGATTAATTTGTTTAGCGACCCAACTTGGTAA
- a CDS encoding aminotransferase class I/II-fold pyridoxal phosphate-dependent enzyme, which produces MLNQNQTPLLDALKANAARPHAPFYTPGHKQGEGISQPLADLLGTKIFRADLTELADLDNLFAPQGVIQEAQQLAAVAFGASQTWFLVNGSTCGIEAAILATCGTGDKIILPRNVHSSTIAGLILSGAIPIFLNPEYDPVLDIAHSITPSAVESALQQHPDAKAVLTVYPTYYGVCGNLSAIASITHQYNIPLLVDEAHGAHFAFHPELPTPALAAGADLTVQSIHKVLGAMTQASMLHVQGNRIDCNRISKALQLVQSTSPSYLLLASLDAARQQMALYGKMLMSRTLQLADEARTKISQIPGLSVLEMPRLEGSPGFIALDKTRLTVTVSGLGLTGFEADDILDEKLGVTAEFASLQHLTFIISLGNTPADIEQLLQGFTTLAKEYRRSNLTVKSQVWQNLDRTLDYALQLSPREAFFAVSEILPLTQTNKRICAEIVCPYPPGIPVLMPGEVITKSVLEYLQQIQAMGGFISGCNDISFKSLKVVK; this is translated from the coding sequence ATGCTCAATCAAAACCAAACACCCTTATTAGACGCCTTAAAAGCCAATGCAGCAAGACCCCATGCACCTTTTTACACCCCAGGACACAAACAAGGTGAAGGAATTTCTCAACCCTTGGCTGATTTACTTGGTACAAAAATCTTTCGCGCTGATTTAACCGAATTAGCAGATTTAGATAATCTCTTTGCACCCCAAGGCGTTATTCAAGAAGCACAACAACTAGCAGCAGTAGCTTTTGGCGCTTCGCAAACATGGTTCCTTGTCAATGGTTCTACCTGTGGTATTGAAGCGGCAATTCTCGCTACCTGTGGCACAGGCGATAAAATTATTCTGCCTCGCAATGTACATTCTTCTACGATCGCTGGTTTAATTCTCTCTGGTGCAATACCAATTTTTCTCAATCCTGAATACGATCCAGTTTTAGATATTGCCCATAGCATCACGCCCAGTGCTGTAGAATCTGCACTCCAACAGCATCCAGACGCCAAAGCAGTGTTAACAGTTTACCCAACATATTACGGTGTTTGTGGAAATTTGAGTGCGATCGCCAGCATTACACATCAATATAATATCCCTCTACTTGTAGATGAGGCACACGGCGCCCACTTTGCCTTTCATCCAGAATTACCCACTCCAGCCTTAGCCGCAGGTGCCGATTTAACTGTACAATCCATCCACAAAGTACTTGGTGCAATGACACAGGCATCGATGTTGCACGTTCAAGGTAACAGGATAGATTGCAATCGCATCAGTAAAGCTTTGCAACTCGTACAATCTACCAGTCCTAGTTATTTACTTTTAGCTTCTCTAGATGCAGCGCGTCAGCAAATGGCACTCTACGGAAAAATGTTGATGTCTCGCACTTTACAACTTGCTGATGAAGCTAGAACAAAAATCAGTCAAATTCCTGGATTATCAGTTTTGGAAATGCCTCGTTTGGAAGGTTCTCCCGGCTTTATAGCTTTAGATAAAACGCGACTAACTGTCACTGTTTCTGGTTTAGGTTTAACCGGATTTGAAGCAGATGATATTCTTGATGAGAAATTAGGTGTTACTGCTGAATTCGCCTCACTACAACATCTCACCTTTATCATTAGTTTGGGCAACACCCCAGCCGATATTGAACAATTATTGCAAGGTTTCACCACCCTCGCTAAAGAATATCGCCGAAGCAACTTGACTGTTAAAAGCCAGGTTTGGCAAAATTTAGATAGAACACTAGATTATGCTTTACAACTTTCTCCCCGTGAAGCTTTTTTTGCTGTCAGTGAAATACTACCTTTGACACAAACCAATAAACGCATCTGTGCTGAAATCGTCTGTCCCTATCCCCCAGGAATTCCTGTGTTAATGCCGGGAGAAGTCATCACCAAATCCGTCCTTGAATATCTACAACAAATCCAGGCTATGGGGGGATTTATCAGCGGTTGCAATGATATTAGCTTCAAAAGTTTGAAGGTTGTGAAATAA
- a CDS encoding ABC transporter permease, producing MSVTPKSDINWQPLASPQADANTAPNFFGELVQETLALTRRLFIQLQRRPSSLVAGIIQPVMWLVLFGALFQNAPKGIFGNTTNYGQFLAAGIIVFTAFAGALNAGLPVMFDREFGFLNRLLVAPLASRFSIVFASAIFIISQSLLQAAVIVAAAAFLGAGLPNIAGLSAIALIVLLLALGVTAISLGLAFALPGHIELIAVIFVTNLPLLFASTALAPLSFMPQWLQVVATLNPLSYAIEPIRYLYFHSSWELGSVVMQAPWGNVTFGGALLVLFGFALVALVSIQPQLRRTLA from the coding sequence ATGAGTGTTACTCCTAAATCTGATATCAATTGGCAGCCGCTAGCATCGCCGCAAGCAGATGCTAATACTGCACCTAACTTTTTCGGCGAATTGGTACAAGAGACGTTGGCTTTAACTCGTCGCTTGTTTATTCAGTTACAACGCCGTCCCTCATCTTTAGTTGCTGGAATTATTCAGCCAGTAATGTGGTTAGTGCTATTTGGTGCTTTGTTCCAAAATGCTCCCAAGGGTATATTTGGCAATACAACAAATTACGGTCAATTTTTGGCGGCTGGCATCATTGTATTTACAGCCTTTGCTGGGGCGTTGAATGCTGGCTTACCAGTAATGTTTGACCGCGAGTTCGGCTTTTTGAATCGTTTGTTGGTAGCACCCTTAGCATCGCGGTTTTCCATTGTCTTTGCCTCAGCCATCTTCATCATCAGCCAAAGTTTGTTGCAAGCAGCCGTAATTGTGGCAGCAGCAGCATTTTTGGGCGCTGGACTACCAAATATAGCGGGTTTAAGTGCGATCGCGCTAATTGTCTTACTCTTAGCTTTGGGTGTAACAGCCATTTCCCTCGGTTTAGCTTTTGCTTTACCCGGACACATTGAATTGATTGCAGTGATTTTCGTCACTAACCTACCATTATTGTTTGCTAGTACTGCTTTAGCACCTCTATCCTTCATGCCTCAGTGGTTACAGGTTGTGGCTACCCTAAATCCTCTCAGCTATGCGATCGAACCAATTCGCTATCTCTATTTCCACAGTAGTTGGGAATTAGGTAGTGTAGTGATGCAGGCTCCTTGGGGCAATGTTACCTTTGGGGGAGCGTTGCTAGTGTTGTTTGGCTTTGCCCTAGTCGCCTTAGTGAGTATTCAACCCCAACTGCGGCGAACTCTGGCTTAA
- a CDS encoding Npun_F0494 family protein — MAAVDSQNPNIFVYPQSTVERAERSLVCSPFNVSLFEVMGHQSVSLTAIALENGLKQGYTKRPLSELACDNALGWLIQVGVLRREVDGQGITDSFRLTPLGRQLVEQYQGKNWRTASWRDHFYDAVIHWLRIPF, encoded by the coding sequence ATGGCTGCTGTTGATTCCCAAAACCCAAATATTTTTGTCTATCCTCAAAGCACAGTAGAAAGAGCCGAGCGATCGCTAGTGTGTTCGCCTTTTAATGTATCTTTATTTGAAGTGATGGGACACCAGAGTGTGTCATTAACTGCGATCGCCCTAGAAAATGGACTCAAGCAGGGCTATACTAAACGCCCTTTATCAGAATTAGCCTGTGATAACGCTTTGGGCTGGTTGATTCAAGTGGGTGTATTGCGCCGAGAAGTCGATGGGCAGGGGATTACAGATAGTTTTCGCCTCACTCCCTTGGGACGCCAGTTAGTGGAACAGTATCAGGGAAAAAATTGGCGTACTGCTTCATGGCGCGATCATTTTTATGATGCTGTGATTCATTGGTTGCGGATACCCTTTTAG
- the cobQ gene encoding cobyric acid synthase CobQ — protein sequence MKSIMVVGTTSHAGKSLLTTAICRILSRRGWRVAPFKGQNMALNAYVTASGGEIGYAQAVQAWAAGVVPWVEMNPILLKPQGDMTSQVIIKGRSVGKVSASDYYEQYFELGWRTIEESLQHLGTEFDMVVCEGAGSPAEINLKHRDLTNMRVAKYLNAPTMLVVDIDRGGAFAHVVGTLELLEPDERALIKGVVINKFRGQRSLLDPGIKWLEERTKIPVIGVIPYLQEMFPAEDSLDLLERQSSSNKAQTDLNIAVIRLPRIANFTDFDPLESESTVSIKYLSPKQDLGHPDAVIIPGTKTTIADLLLLQKSGMAEAIQNYAASGGTVLGICGGYQMLGQIIADPEGIEGQAGRFQGLNLLPIRTVITGQKIARQRQVSSNYPQQGLPVNGFEIHQGRSRIEQQGIDPQSYHALFDDINLGLVDSCQSVWGSYLHGLFDNGPWRRAWLNRLRQQRGLKSLPTGVANYREQREQILDSLAIEVDSHLDLSAFLS from the coding sequence ATGAAATCAATTATGGTAGTGGGGACAACATCCCATGCAGGGAAATCACTTTTAACTACAGCTATTTGTCGCATTCTGTCGCGGCGTGGTTGGCGAGTGGCTCCCTTTAAAGGTCAAAATATGGCTTTAAATGCTTATGTCACTGCCAGTGGTGGAGAAATTGGCTACGCCCAAGCAGTGCAAGCTTGGGCGGCGGGAGTCGTGCCTTGGGTAGAAATGAACCCAATTTTACTCAAACCTCAAGGAGATATGACTTCGCAAGTAATTATCAAAGGTAGGTCTGTAGGTAAAGTGAGTGCCTCAGATTACTACGAGCAATATTTTGAATTGGGGTGGCGGACAATTGAAGAATCGCTACAGCATTTAGGAACAGAATTTGACATGGTGGTTTGTGAAGGTGCTGGTAGTCCAGCAGAAATTAATCTCAAGCACCGCGACTTAACTAATATGCGGGTGGCAAAATATTTGAATGCACCAACCATGTTAGTAGTTGACATTGACCGAGGTGGTGCTTTTGCCCATGTCGTTGGCACATTAGAATTATTGGAACCAGATGAACGCGCCTTAATTAAGGGTGTAGTAATTAATAAGTTCCGAGGACAGCGATCGCTCTTAGATCCGGGGATAAAATGGTTAGAAGAACGCACAAAGATCCCTGTGATCGGTGTTATACCCTACTTGCAAGAAATGTTTCCAGCAGAAGACTCCCTTGACCTGCTAGAACGTCAATCGTCGTCGAATAAAGCCCAAACTGACCTCAACATTGCCGTCATCCGCTTACCAAGAATTGCCAATTTTACCGACTTTGACCCACTGGAATCAGAAAGTACAGTTTCAATTAAGTATTTAAGTCCGAAGCAAGATTTGGGACATCCTGATGCCGTGATTATCCCAGGTACAAAGACCACAATTGCTGACTTGCTACTGCTGCAAAAAAGCGGTATGGCAGAAGCTATCCAAAACTATGCTGCTTCTGGGGGAACGGTTTTAGGTATCTGCGGTGGCTATCAAATGCTCGGTCAAATCATCGCCGATCCAGAAGGAATAGAGGGACAAGCGGGCAGATTTCAAGGGTTAAATCTTTTACCAATTAGAACTGTAATTACAGGACAAAAAATCGCCCGCCAGCGCCAAGTTAGCTCAAATTATCCCCAACAAGGCTTACCAGTTAATGGCTTTGAAATCCACCAAGGGCGATCGCGCATCGAACAGCAAGGCATAGATCCCCAATCCTACCATGCTCTATTTGACGATATTAATTTAGGGTTAGTGGATAGTTGTCAATCAGTGTGGGGAAGTTACCTCCACGGGCTTTTTGACAATGGGCCTTGGCGACGCGCTTGGTTAAATCGCCTCCGTCAACAGCGGGGTTTAAAATCTTTGCCCACAGGTGTTGCTAACTATCGGGAACAGCGAGAGCAGATTTTGGACTCTCTAGCCATTGAAGTTGACAGCCATTTAGACTTAAGTGCGTTTTTGTCTTAA
- a CDS encoding CopG family transcriptional regulator: MAMTNKKWAVKRITVNLATQEAEKLEKYCQQTGRPATDVIRELIRSLPVSDDNKDENK, encoded by the coding sequence ATAGCAATGACAAACAAAAAATGGGCCGTTAAACGCATAACAGTTAACCTCGCAACCCAGGAAGCAGAAAAGCTAGAAAAATATTGTCAACAAACAGGTAGACCTGCAACTGACGTGATTCGTGAACTGATTAGAAGTTTACCTGTCTCTGATGACAACAAAGATGAAAATAAGTAA
- a CDS encoding ABC transporter ATP-binding protein, protein MAPAVFIQNLQKRYGTVVAVQDVSFQVEPGEIFGLLGPNGAGKTTTLRALCTLTTPDAGKIEVSGISVLDNPKVARQRLGYVAQEVAIDKVLTGKELLQLQAALYHLPGAVAKQRIETVLDLLGLQEYANKKTGTYSGGLRKRLDLAAGLLHAPDVLVLDEPTVGLDIETRFVVWDFLRKLRASGTTVVITSHYLEEIDALADRVAIIDRGVVIASGTPSQLKDQVGGDRITLRIREFSPIEEAEKAKNLLKPLPFVQEVIINSAQGNSLNLVVTPQNDVLINIQQALNTAGLPIFGIAQSRPSLDDVYLAATGRTLLDAELAAVATRDPKAEKKQNMR, encoded by the coding sequence ATGGCTCCCGCCGTTTTCATTCAAAATTTGCAAAAGCGCTACGGCACAGTGGTTGCCGTCCAAGATGTTTCCTTTCAGGTAGAACCAGGAGAAATTTTTGGTTTACTAGGCCCTAATGGTGCTGGTAAAACCACTACCTTGCGTGCTTTGTGTACGCTGACCACACCGGATGCTGGCAAAATCGAAGTATCTGGCATCTCTGTGTTAGATAATCCGAAAGTGGCAAGACAACGACTAGGCTACGTAGCTCAGGAAGTCGCTATAGATAAGGTGTTGACTGGAAAAGAATTGCTGCAATTGCAAGCAGCACTTTATCACCTTCCAGGCGCAGTAGCCAAACAGCGTATTGAAACGGTATTAGATTTACTCGGTTTGCAAGAATACGCCAACAAAAAGACAGGAACTTACTCAGGCGGTTTACGCAAGCGCCTAGACTTGGCTGCTGGATTGCTCCATGCACCAGATGTTTTGGTGTTGGACGAGCCAACTGTAGGACTGGACATAGAAACCCGTTTTGTGGTATGGGATTTCTTGAGAAAATTACGCGCCTCTGGGACGACGGTAGTAATTACCAGCCATTACTTAGAAGAAATTGACGCTTTAGCCGATCGCGTGGCAATTATAGATCGCGGCGTTGTAATTGCCAGTGGTACACCTTCACAATTAAAAGATCAAGTAGGGGGCGATCGCATCACCTTGCGAATCCGCGAGTTTTCCCCGATTGAGGAAGCCGAAAAAGCTAAAAACCTCCTGAAACCTTTGCCCTTTGTCCAAGAAGTCATCATCAACAGCGCTCAAGGTAATTCGCTCAACTTGGTAGTGACACCTCAGAATGATGTTCTGATTAACATACAGCAAGCGCTGAATACTGCTGGCTTGCCAATATTTGGCATCGCCCAATCTCGCCCCAGCCTTGATGACGTTTATCTCGCTGCCACAGGACGCACCTTATTGGATGCAGAACTCGCAGCCGTCGCCACCCGCGATCCCAAAGCTGAAAAGAAGCAGAATATGAGATAG
- the zds gene encoding 9,9'-di-cis-zeta-carotene desaturase gives MRVAIVGAGLAGLATAVDLADAGCEVEIFESRPFVGGKVGSWIDGDGNHLEMGLHVFFGCYYQLFDLMKKVGVLENLRLKEHTHTFINKGGRTGALDFRFLTGAPFNGLKAFFTTSQLSLQDKLQNAIALGTSPIVRGLVDFNGAMKTIRNLDKVSFADWFRSHGGSNGSIKRMWNPIAYALGFIDCENMSARCMLTIFQLFAVRTEASVLRMLEGSPSEYLHKPILEYLEARGTKVYTRRQVREIQFTESAEQTRVTGIVVAQGDAVETIAADAYVFACDVPGIQRILPQEWRKWSEFDNIYKLDAVPVATVQLRFDGWVTELNDGEQRKQLNHAAGIDNLLYTADADFSCFADLALTSPADYYRSGQGSLLQLVLTPGDPFIAQSNEAIAHHVLKQVHELFPSSRELNMTWYSVVKLAQSLYREAPGMDAYRPNQKTPVDNFFLAGSYTQQDYIDSMEGATISGRRAAKVILESLKK, from the coding sequence ATGCGTGTTGCAATCGTAGGTGCGGGACTGGCTGGGCTAGCAACCGCAGTAGATCTAGCTGATGCTGGTTGTGAAGTAGAGATTTTTGAGTCTCGTCCGTTTGTCGGTGGTAAAGTAGGTAGTTGGATTGATGGAGATGGCAACCATCTAGAAATGGGGTTGCATGTATTTTTCGGGTGCTACTACCAACTATTTGACTTAATGAAAAAAGTGGGAGTGTTAGAAAACTTACGCCTCAAGGAACATACCCACACTTTTATTAATAAAGGGGGGCGCACTGGTGCTTTAGATTTTCGCTTTCTTACAGGTGCGCCTTTCAATGGCTTAAAGGCATTTTTCACTACTTCTCAACTATCGTTGCAGGATAAATTGCAAAATGCGATCGCTTTGGGTACTAGTCCGATAGTTCGCGGATTGGTAGACTTTAATGGGGCGATGAAAACTATCCGCAATTTAGATAAAGTTAGCTTTGCCGATTGGTTTCGCAGTCATGGTGGGAGTAATGGCAGCATCAAGCGGATGTGGAACCCCATTGCCTACGCATTGGGATTTATTGATTGCGAAAATATGTCTGCCCGTTGTATGTTAACCATATTCCAGCTATTTGCAGTTAGAACTGAAGCTTCAGTTTTGCGAATGCTGGAAGGTTCTCCATCTGAATATTTACACAAGCCGATTCTAGAATATCTGGAAGCTAGAGGCACCAAAGTTTATACGCGCCGACAAGTTAGAGAAATTCAGTTTACTGAGTCAGCCGAACAAACCCGTGTCACTGGTATAGTAGTTGCCCAAGGTGATGCAGTAGAAACGATCGCTGCTGATGCTTACGTTTTTGCCTGTGATGTTCCAGGAATTCAACGCATCCTACCCCAGGAGTGGCGTAAGTGGTCAGAATTTGACAATATCTACAAACTGGATGCAGTGCCAGTGGCTACAGTGCAGTTACGCTTTGATGGTTGGGTAACAGAACTGAACGATGGAGAGCAACGTAAACAGCTAAATCATGCGGCTGGAATCGATAATTTACTTTACACAGCCGATGCTGACTTTTCTTGTTTTGCCGATTTAGCGTTGACTAGCCCTGCGGATTATTATCGCTCAGGACAGGGATCTTTGTTACAGCTAGTGCTGACACCGGGAGATCCGTTTATTGCACAAAGTAATGAAGCGATCGCACACCATGTTCTCAAGCAAGTCCATGAACTGTTTCCTTCGTCGCGGGAGCTAAATATGACTTGGTACAGTGTTGTAAAACTTGCTCAGTCTCTCTACCGGGAAGCGCCAGGGATGGATGCGTACCGTCCCAACCAAAAAACACCAGTAGATAATTTCTTCCTTGCAGGGAGTTATACTCAGCAAGACTACATTGACAGCATGGAAGGTGCTACTATTTCTGGACGGCGGGCGGCAAAAGTGATTTTGGAGAGTTTAAAGAAATAA
- a CDS encoding SRPBCC family protein yields MPDWLEHTVQVEVEAPIDLVWSLWSDLEQMPRWMKWIDSVKIPPDNPDISLWKLKTGSLEFNWQSRILKVIPNQIIQWESVDGLPNQGAIRFYDRQNSSIVKMTISYAIPGLIGKIMDNLFLGRIVESTIQADLERFKEYALNVKAN; encoded by the coding sequence ATGCCAGACTGGTTAGAGCATACTGTGCAGGTAGAAGTAGAGGCTCCCATAGATTTAGTATGGAGCCTCTGGTCTGATTTAGAGCAAATGCCCCGGTGGATGAAGTGGATTGATTCGGTGAAAATTCCGCCAGATAATCCAGATATATCTCTTTGGAAATTAAAAACTGGCAGTCTAGAATTTAATTGGCAATCCCGAATTCTCAAAGTTATTCCTAACCAAATTATCCAATGGGAATCGGTTGATGGTTTGCCGAATCAGGGAGCGATTCGCTTTTACGATCGCCAGAATAGTAGCATTGTTAAAATGACCATTTCCTACGCCATCCCCGGCCTTATTGGCAAAATTATGGATAACTTATTTTTGGGACGGATAGTTGAATCAACGATTCAAGCTGATTTGGAAAGGTTTAAAGAATACGCGCTGAATGTTAAAGCTAATTGA
- a CDS encoding choice-of-anchor A family protein, which yields MKSQTYYRGLVAAPIVVTLALGFSARANAVELGAASDYNVFVLGDISQKYTDIEGKVAAGGNINFVGGLGSRLSGNSGNVVVAGQNLTLSNGQVYHGNAVYGGSANVSSNVGFPQGTLSKSNPIDFNEAGKELRGLSEYLATLTPTGNTTVQPWGAINLSGSGNAFNVFNLAGSSVSKTNYFEIKGDANSTIVVNISGKDVSLQNFGFNIIGADKQKVIYNFYEATNLTASGIGIQGSILAPLANFNFNNGQVNGNVVVASLTGNGESHNYLFNGDLPNVPTKYYTPPKPPTHTKVPEPANLPGLGLIAVVFGLFRYKRNQPTCLE from the coding sequence ATGAAATCACAAACATATTATAGGGGGTTAGTAGCAGCTCCGATTGTAGTCACTCTAGCACTGGGTTTCTCAGCAAGAGCGAATGCAGTTGAGTTAGGCGCTGCCTCTGATTACAATGTATTTGTTTTGGGAGATATCTCTCAAAAATATACAGATATTGAAGGAAAAGTTGCTGCTGGCGGTAACATAAATTTCGTCGGCGGACTTGGAAGCAGACTTTCTGGCAATAGCGGCAACGTAGTAGTCGCTGGACAGAATTTAACTTTGAGCAACGGTCAAGTCTATCACGGTAATGCTGTCTATGGAGGCAGTGCCAATGTATCTAGCAATGTGGGATTTCCCCAAGGAACTCTCAGCAAGAGCAATCCCATCGACTTCAATGAAGCAGGGAAAGAACTGCGAGGGCTATCTGAATATTTGGCAACCTTAACTCCTACTGGTAATACAACAGTTCAACCTTGGGGTGCTATTAACCTTAGTGGCAGTGGTAATGCTTTCAATGTTTTTAATCTTGCAGGCTCATCTGTCTCCAAAACAAACTATTTTGAAATTAAGGGGGATGCAAATTCAACTATCGTTGTCAATATCAGCGGTAAGGATGTCTCGCTGCAAAACTTTGGGTTTAATATCATTGGCGCAGATAAACAAAAGGTAATTTACAACTTTTATGAAGCAACAAACCTAACTGCTAGTGGAATTGGCATCCAAGGTAGTATTCTTGCACCTTTGGCTAATTTCAATTTCAATAACGGTCAAGTTAACGGCAATGTAGTGGTAGCTTCTTTGACGGGAAATGGCGAGTCTCACAACTATCTATTTAATGGCGATCTGCCAAATGTCCCAACTAAGTACTACACTCCGCCTAAGCCTCCTACACATACTAAGGTTCCAGAGCCTGCAAATCTTCCAGGTTTAGGATTAATTGCTGTAGTATTTGGTTTGTTTCGCTACAAACGCAATCAACCAACTTGTTTAGAATAA
- a CDS encoding peroxiredoxin, with protein sequence MPLAVGTDAPAFTTKDTNGNTVSLSDFAGKTVVLYFYPKDDTPGCTKQACSFRDAQSQYQGKDIAILGVSADDEVSHQAFTQKYNLNFPLLADSDKSLIKAFDVDGGGYAKRVTYVIDPSGKITHVDANVNTSNHASDILATLGL encoded by the coding sequence ATGCCTCTAGCAGTTGGTACGGATGCACCTGCATTTACCACCAAAGATACAAACGGCAACACAGTCTCCTTATCTGATTTTGCCGGAAAGACGGTTGTTTTGTATTTTTACCCCAAAGATGATACGCCAGGCTGCACCAAACAAGCCTGTAGTTTCCGGGATGCCCAGTCTCAATATCAAGGTAAAGATATTGCAATCTTGGGAGTCAGTGCAGATGATGAAGTTTCCCATCAAGCATTCACCCAAAAATATAATTTGAATTTTCCCCTACTGGCTGACAGCGATAAATCCCTCATCAAAGCTTTTGATGTGGATGGCGGCGGTTATGCCAAGCGCGTCACTTACGTAATTGACCCCAGCGGCAAAATTACCCATGTTGACGCTAATGTAAATACCAGCAACCATGCTAGCGATATTTTAGCTACACTTGGACTGTAG